One stretch of Saccharopolyspora erythraea DNA includes these proteins:
- a CDS encoding glycerate kinase yields MPGHVLIAPDKFKGSLTAPGVAEAVADGMRRVRADVDVQVAPVADGGDGTVSAAIASGYRRVPVRVTGPVGEPVDAEIAVDGDTAVVELASASGLAMLDPARLAPMTATSAGTGELVRAALDEGAHTIVLGVGGSACTDGGAGMLAALGARLLAADGSPLPPGGGALAELDKLDLGDLDPRLNSAEVVLASDVDNPLLGPKGAAHVYGPQKGADPAQVEQLDAALARWAQAVSAAGCGDVSGHPGAGAAGGVGFGAIAVLGARRRPGTDVVLDLVGFDRRLAGARLVVTGEGSLDEQTLHGKAPAGVASRASAAGVPVVAVAGRCLLPAQRLHDAGFAAAYALADVEPDPERSMREGAQLLVGVGERIAREWL; encoded by the coding sequence GTGCCAGGTCATGTCCTGATCGCGCCCGACAAGTTCAAAGGCTCGCTGACGGCTCCGGGAGTCGCCGAGGCGGTGGCCGATGGCATGCGCCGGGTGCGCGCCGACGTCGACGTGCAGGTCGCGCCGGTCGCCGACGGGGGTGACGGCACGGTGAGCGCGGCGATCGCCAGCGGCTACCGCCGGGTGCCGGTGCGGGTCACCGGGCCGGTCGGCGAGCCGGTCGACGCCGAGATCGCCGTCGACGGCGACACCGCGGTGGTCGAGCTGGCCTCGGCGTCCGGGCTCGCGATGCTGGACCCGGCGCGGCTCGCGCCGATGACCGCGACGAGCGCGGGCACCGGTGAGCTGGTGCGGGCAGCGCTCGACGAGGGCGCGCACACCATCGTCCTGGGGGTCGGTGGCTCGGCCTGCACCGACGGCGGTGCGGGCATGCTGGCCGCGCTGGGGGCGCGGCTGCTGGCCGCCGACGGCAGCCCGCTGCCACCGGGCGGCGGCGCGCTGGCGGAGCTGGACAAGCTCGACCTGGGCGACCTGGACCCGCGGCTGAACTCCGCGGAGGTCGTGCTCGCGTCCGATGTGGACAACCCGTTGCTGGGGCCGAAGGGGGCGGCCCACGTCTACGGTCCGCAGAAGGGCGCCGACCCCGCCCAGGTCGAGCAGCTCGACGCCGCGCTGGCGCGCTGGGCGCAGGCGGTGTCGGCCGCCGGGTGCGGTGACGTCTCGGGCCACCCCGGCGCCGGCGCGGCGGGCGGGGTCGGTTTCGGGGCCATCGCGGTGCTCGGCGCCCGGCGGCGCCCCGGCACCGACGTGGTGCTCGACCTGGTCGGCTTCGACCGCCGCCTGGCGGGCGCGCGGCTGGTGGTCACCGGCGAGGGCTCGCTCGACGAGCAGACCCTGCACGGCAAGGCCCCGGCGGGCGTGGCGTCGCGCGCGTCGGCGGCGGGCGTGCCGGTGGTGGCGGTCGCGGGCCGCTGCCTGCTCCCGGCGCAGCGGCTGCACGACGCGGGCTTCGCGGCGGCCTACGCCCTCGCCGACGTCGAGCCCGATCCGGAGCGCAGCATGCGCGAGGGCGCGCAGCTGCTCGTCGGCGTGGGCGAGCGCATCGCACGAGAGTGGCTGTAG
- the gcl gene encoding glyoxylate carboligase, whose amino-acid sequence MPKVPVMQAVVDVLESEGVDVAFGCPGAAILPLYAAMEHRDIKHLIVRHEEGATHMADGWARTNGKVGVAIGTSGPAGTNMITGLYTAQADSIPMLCITGQAVSTKLHQEAFQAVDIVEIAKPVTKWAVQVKEAAQAPWIFREAFRIARSGRPGPVLIDLPLDVQKQEIEWDPSIDAPLPVTAVEPHLPRVERALDLLLESEKPLILAGGGIILGEAHEELRELAELLNVPVQTTLMGKGSFPEDHELFAGMTGIQTSQRYGNQSFMESDLVLALGARFGDRHTGALDVYRGDRKFIHVDIEPTQIGKVFGPDLGIVSDTRLFLRALLDAIKRRGASKDRAQWVSRVVELKRTLTRPDDYDTVPIKAPRVFREINALFDPDTYFVTAIGLYQIWSGQFQSAHKPRHYQVCGQAGPLGWEIPAAIGVKAAKPDAEVAAVVGDYGFQFLVEELAVAAQYNVPFVIIMLNNEYLGLIRQAEGDAFGMNTEVDIHYDEFGTDNVKVMEAYGCSGRRVINPADLGDTIEWARKEAVATSRPVLVEVMIEREANTPRGIRIDAMIEPEEVPNL is encoded by the coding sequence TCCTGTCATGCAGGCCGTCGTCGACGTCCTGGAGTCCGAAGGCGTCGACGTCGCCTTCGGCTGCCCGGGCGCGGCGATCCTCCCGCTCTACGCCGCGATGGAGCACCGCGACATCAAGCACCTGATCGTCCGCCACGAAGAGGGCGCGACGCACATGGCCGACGGCTGGGCGCGCACCAACGGCAAGGTCGGCGTCGCCATCGGCACGTCCGGGCCCGCCGGCACCAACATGATCACCGGTCTCTACACCGCGCAGGCCGACTCCATCCCGATGCTCTGCATCACCGGCCAGGCCGTCTCCACCAAGCTGCACCAGGAGGCGTTCCAGGCCGTCGACATCGTCGAGATCGCCAAGCCCGTCACCAAGTGGGCGGTGCAGGTCAAGGAGGCCGCGCAGGCGCCGTGGATCTTCCGCGAGGCGTTCCGCATCGCCCGCTCCGGCCGTCCGGGCCCGGTGCTCATCGACCTGCCGCTGGACGTGCAGAAGCAGGAGATCGAGTGGGACCCGTCGATCGACGCGCCGCTGCCGGTCACGGCGGTGGAGCCGCACCTGCCGCGCGTGGAGCGCGCGCTGGACCTGCTGCTGGAGTCGGAGAAGCCGCTGATCCTGGCCGGTGGCGGCATCATCCTCGGCGAGGCCCACGAGGAGTTGCGCGAGCTCGCCGAGCTCCTCAACGTCCCGGTGCAGACCACGCTGATGGGCAAGGGCTCCTTCCCGGAGGACCACGAGCTGTTCGCGGGCATGACCGGCATCCAGACCAGCCAGCGCTACGGCAACCAGTCGTTCATGGAGTCCGACCTGGTGCTCGCGCTCGGCGCCCGCTTCGGCGACCGGCACACCGGTGCGCTGGACGTCTACCGCGGTGACCGCAAGTTCATCCACGTCGACATCGAGCCGACGCAGATCGGCAAAGTCTTCGGCCCCGACCTCGGCATCGTGTCCGACACCAGGCTGTTCCTGCGGGCGCTGCTCGACGCGATCAAGCGGCGCGGCGCGTCGAAGGACCGCGCACAGTGGGTGTCCAGGGTCGTGGAGCTCAAGCGCACCCTGACCCGCCCGGACGACTACGACACGGTGCCGATCAAGGCGCCGCGGGTGTTCCGCGAGATCAACGCCCTGTTCGACCCCGACACCTACTTCGTCACCGCGATCGGGCTCTACCAGATCTGGTCCGGCCAGTTCCAGTCCGCGCACAAGCCGCGGCACTACCAGGTCTGCGGCCAGGCGGGCCCGCTCGGCTGGGAGATCCCGGCGGCGATCGGCGTCAAGGCGGCCAAGCCCGACGCCGAGGTCGCCGCGGTGGTCGGCGACTACGGCTTCCAGTTCCTGGTCGAGGAGCTCGCGGTCGCCGCGCAGTACAACGTCCCGTTCGTGATCATCATGCTGAACAACGAGTACCTCGGCCTGATCCGCCAGGCCGAAGGCGACGCGTTCGGCATGAACACCGAGGTCGACATCCACTACGACGAGTTCGGCACCGACAACGTCAAGGTGATGGAGGCCTACGGCTGCTCGGGGCGGCGCGTGATCAACCCCGCCGACCTGGGCGACACCATCGAGTGGGCCCGCAAGGAGGCGGTCGCCACCAGCCGCCCGGTGCTGGTCGAGGTGATGATCGAGCGCGAGGCCAACACCCCGCGCGGCATCCGGATCGACGCGATGATCGAGCCGGAGGAAGTCCCCAACCTGTAG